The Glycine max cultivar Williams 82 chromosome 17, Glycine_max_v4.0, whole genome shotgun sequence genome contains the following window.
CAAAGAAATTTCATCTTGAGTACTTCCAAGGGAGAAATATTGCTGATGCCTTTCTCCTCATAAACCTCGAGTggcaaaatgaatatattttgataACAACGGTTGCGTAAGGTTAAAGgaacatataaaaaaagaaaaaatgttgctGTCTATGGAAGCACCCACTGGGCCTTGCTGCAAAAATACTTCGTCCGGGCTGAATGAATTTGGGCCTATACGAAGCCTGGCCCACGCAAAATTACCAAGCTTCTTTCTGTTTACTTGTCTGTTAAGTGTTGTTGACAATGCAATAAACCACTAACTATCATTGTTTTCAGATCCCATTACTTTTGTCAACAATCTTGATTTCACGCTCAGCCTGGCGTCACCTGACAATTTTGGTATCTTAATCAATCAATTTACTTCGACTTTCGCAATTTTCGTATACAATTACATATTTACATGCCAGAATCgtttttctttccttcattTCCAGAAGCATTGGGGTTGCAAAATTGAATTGTTCTGAACAAGCCTTGTTCTTATCGTCGCCGCTGTAGACATGGTACGGggattcaattcaattcatacttattcaaaattcataatttggcgttgttgtcaatttattgaaaataattagtcttgttgttgttgatatgtATGGGAAGGTTTATCACTCTAGTTTTGTGAATGAAGATGGAGTGAGTAGAGCATGTGGGTGCCCTCTTCTTCCTCTCAAGAGCCACATTAAGGGACCTGCTCCTGTTTCAGATCAAGGTTTCCTTTCCATTGCTTTCTGTTCTGTtctgttctgttttttttttttgcgttttCAAAATGTGGGATATGCCGTGACTGTGATGTGGTGCAGACAGAACTGATATTGTGGATGAAGCCATAACCTTCTTCCGAGCCAATGTGTTCTTCAGAAACTTTGACATCAAGAGCCCTGCTGATAAGCTTCTCATATACTTGACCTTTTACATTAATGTTGCTCTCAAGAGGCTTGAAGGTTGCAGAACCTTGGCAGAAGGAACCAAGGCAATCATCAACTTGGGTCTCGAAAAGGTTCCTGTCCCTGGAGAGTCTGGCTTTCCATTTCCGGGCCTTTTCCCTCTTCCTCAATCACACAAGGAAGCAGGTGAATCCTGTCATCACTATTCTTTCATCTTGATTTTCTTATGAGCAGATGCATAATTAAGCTTAgtttaatcatatatatagtCAATATGTTAGTAGTTAGTTTTagatttaattactcatttagtcCTTACAGCTACACAAACTTtacctttttagtttttatacttAAGAATTATCCATTTTGGTCCCTACCCATACAATTTTTAATCCGTTGATATCATTTTTATCCCTTTTAGTTTTTACCATCTAaatttatagggactaaaatggATTAAAAATACTGTATAAAAAGGAATGATTTTAAGTAGAGAGACTACAAGATAAAGTTTCTACAACTATAAGGatcaaataagtaattaaaccttaacatttatttaattatgtaagaAGTTATTTAATTGGTGCCCACCTTCCAAGAACTctgatatatattatatttgaatcAGTTTTCCTATCCATTACCCTTAGGTAATAGTTAAGGATTCAAAAGTGGAAAACTTTTATTGACAAGTATGAGGTTGTGGTTAATGTTACTAACCCATCTCTACCGTGATTtgcaataaacaatttttttattgattcctTGACCATTGCACTTGGGACAATAGTAAAACTGTATTTGAATAATTCCTTAACCAATATATTTCAATCAATTTCTTACCGAAGATTTGACAGTCACATTTGCTGGCCCAGTTCACTTTAAAGTTAAAACTCACATGACCAAATGAGTGTGTCTAGATGCCTCATATCTCAATGTGTGGGTGGCATTGTTTGAAAGACAAGAAATTGTATCACTGCTTAATCGTTTTCAATTTTGGGTACACACGGAACAAGGAATGCTAGTCTTTGGCAAAAAATGAACCATTCCTAGTATCTTCCTTGCATTATCTGTTTTCTGAAAGTAAGGATGCGGGTAACTCTAGGCATGAAGCTAGATAGGTATATCGTAAGATAACTTCAGAATACAAACATGGGATGGAGTGATATCAAATGCAAGTGCATTGGTTATCAGAAACCTGAAGAGATAACTCAGGTCTGGAAAACAGTCAATTCAGAGAGGTTCATTTTAAACAGCTAACTTTTACTAACTACTAAGTGACTTTATGTGGCTGTTGTTAGCCAAATTTTGCAATGTTGCTCTGGTGCATTGGTGCTTGAATTTCGACAGAAACAAATAGAAAGaatacttaataaataaattagagttTGATATTTACTTCcttgatgattaaaaaaattcttagaatGAAAACTTAAGTTCTATTACTTTCTGCATCTATGAAGAATTTTCAGCTTGTATTTACACCAGTACATGtaggttttttatttcattgtatATATTTGTCATTGATCCTTTTTAAAGAGTCAACTCAAGCGGCTTCTTGGGGCAGTTGCCATTGCTTTACATAATTGATGATTAAAACATTGTTAACAAATTTAGAACTTGAGATTGCACACTGATCATACATTCATACTACATTGAACCTTTATATATTGTTGTGTTTACTTTGTCTGATGCAGTTGCAATTTagtcaacctttttttttatataccatatttatttttatattttcttatacttCATGCTTTGTGATTTGAACAATGCAGAATTATTCAGAAATTATTTGAAGCAGATTAGGGAAGAAACAAGTGGGAGGTTACTGAGCGTTGCATACAGACCTAATGGCACTCCAAATAAATGGTGGTTGGCATTTGCAAAGAGaaaatttatgaatataatCATCCCTTGAACTGTTGTGGCAAACATGCAATTCTTAAACCATAGATTGTGTTGTGAAAAATACACTTAAACACTGTTGATCtgccaattaaaaatatatagtctGTTTTGAAtctttgtttttgattttgaatataCTGAACTACTCTTTGCTAACACATTTTCACAATTCGTTTGTTGGTCAGTGGTCACGTACTTTGTACCCCATAAATAATGAAGTCAGTAATCATATGACCCAACCTTGCTTGTGCTAATGGTGCCTGattatgtttagttgttatATTGTCGATTAAGTATTGCAAACCTGCATCGGTCACACGTCAGCTTTACATGATCAGTATTATATGTGTGCTGTCATAACGGGCCAGCCTGGCCCATGTGGGCTGGCCCGCAACAGGTTGAGCTAAGAGTGGACTAGTCCAGTTCGGCCCATTTTTGTGTGGACTAACAAAATGTCAGTCCGGCCCGGCCCACCACAGGTTGGTGAGTTATGCGGGCTGACCCACTTTTCTgcctttttttgtaaaaaaaaaaaaatccaaacaatttaaaataaaatccaatataaaaaccaaactaaatcaaattcaaacattcaatattaaagtgatttaagtctttaaaataaacattcaacattaagataattgaaattcaaaagtcatcAAAAATAAACTTCTAAACTATTGAAATTAAGCATTATAGCCATGAATCGTGAAATTCAGAACaacttcctcttctttctcaacatcaccattaatttcatctacaaagacaaaaaaaacaatatcattaataagtcaaataaataaaatagcacacattattgttatgattattttaagaacaattatTGTTATGCTTTTACCCATTATTTCATATTGATCATGTGAGtgagaaattatataaatgtgaaatttactcacattattgttatgattattttaagaacaattattatgattatatgCTATAAAACTATACTCATATCTTTGATAATTTCAaagttaagttaattattttatattttactctttttacttatttaaatattaataaatatgaaatatacaggttataagaaaatatatgataagttactttaataaatcataatatttgatatattcTATTTTATGATGATAATCCCATGAAAAGATTGATCatcaatatgtttaattttaaaagatattcataatacttacaaattttatttataatgaattatttataataaattataaaataataaaaaatttattttataatacaaaagtttaatgaatttaaatttaaataattataaatttatatttactattttctttttaattatcaacAAAATGTGTTGTTAAACAAATATACTCCTCTCGGTACGAGCagtattattatgacatttatGAATtgcatatcttttttttttttaatctacacTATGCTTATCCCTGGTTCTTTTAGTGAGCTATCTCCTCAGGGTTTGTGAAAGATGTTCTACTATAAATATTCTTGTTATTGCTTGGACTCATATTCTCCAAAAAGTAGATCCGACTCTGATAGctccaaataaattaaatacatgCATTAAGATTAAGATACGAAGCCTTCTTATTTCACAACAACGAAAACACTTTTTTACCCAGTCATACATTAGGAGATTTCActtggaaaagaaaaagtgttCCGCTATAATGATAACGACTAAATATGATGtgagctattttttatattaaaaatatattgaaatatctttaaaaatatttatttaacaattatttttagcttaaatgataagaattgatatttttattatatatgactcATAGATATGTAAaggatagattaaaagaaaaaagatcgagaaaatataaaaaggaagatttttagcatgttatgacttatcttttttatcttaatcttttatttttcttatcttatctttttttatctttatcatcttttagtttaaatctttaatttttatctaaatctttattttatctaatatatttttttatatgttattttaaaagaaaagtttaaagtgaaaaaaagaaaatcaaatctaatataaTTGGGTCAGGGTCACACAAATCAAACCCGCATAGTCAGCGGATTAAGCGGGACCCAAAAATATGATATAACCATGAACCGTTTAATAAAAATTGGTCGATAACCTCCGCGGAATACGGGCCCCGCGGACCAGTTCATGGACCTGGCCCGTTTACCCACCctattcttaaatatataatatttttttgtaaggaagacttaaatttgtaaattaggGATAGAAGAATAGATAAGAGTATATTAACatcatctttaaaattttatctacttataaaaaaaattctacgaTACAATACAAGATGCTCTATAAGAAGTTCCTTGTATTAAGTCGATGGTGAGTATTTAATTTGTtcttaaagataaatataatttaataatcaaatgctaaattaatttttatctcttcATAGTAATAAAGCCTTTCACCACAAATATATTCACATTTAAACACTTGATAGGCATGATCTTCATATAAGATATAGATATACCTTTGGAAAAAAATCTTATCTCTCTATCAGTTTAGatttatttctatctttttcttAATGGGATTTATATGATGAGATTTTTTCTCCTCTGATTAGTTACACAGGTCCTTACCATCTTGCAAACAGTTAAATACACGCCAAACCATTAACTGATAAGACCTCAAACTTAAAAACTGTTCTTTGTTGAATCTTGATCATTCTTTGAGAAGTTAACCTCTCCTACCATGAACCCAATGATGATCGAACCTGCAAACATTAGTTCTTCGTCATCCTTCAATATCAACCCCAAAATTGTTGAAGAAAGAATGGGTCCCTACCACATTCGTGTGATAAATGAACAAGTGGTGAAGCCCAATCCCAGAGATACATTGAGATTCGATGTGACTGTTACCCTTCGacaattttcaatttatgaCTGGCGTCTGCGTCTCATAAGAACCTCAACCTTGTTGGAAACTTCAACATCCATAAGCTTCCAAAGCTTGTTTGAAGATAATCAAGATTTTTTACTATCAGTGTTATCCAACCCAGAATGTTCTCACTACTTCATCCCAAGAAGCTTTGATCAAATATCACGGAATATTGTTTCCGTTGTTCAACGAGCCTTGGAGGTTCAGAGCTCCCCTTCTTCGGCTGAGTCTGCAGATTTCGAATGCGAAGGGTTCCCTTTGACTTTAGATATTTTCGTGGACACGCTGGAAGAAGTAGATGAAGGAAGGCTTGCACTAATAGAAGAGGAGTCCATACAGCAAGAGGTCGCAATGATTCCAGCCTCCAATGAAGCCATACACTCCCTGCAAGCGTTCACAGATCCACTCTTCCTCAAGACTGAAAAGTGTAATATTTGCATGGATGAGTTTTATGCTCAAGAGGGTAATGAAGATGATGTCAAGTTATTGTCTTCTTCGTCAATGCCATGCGGTCATGTGTTTCATCATCAATGCATCGTGAAGTGGCTGCAAACCAGTCACACGTGTCCCTTGTGTCGCTACCCTATGCCCTCTGTCCACGACTAGCTCatcttttattatgtttataaatcttatctttatcttatgtTGAATATTGTGTGGTTGATGACTGTGTTAGAATTCGATATCGTTCGAAGACATGTGATAACATTGTTCTaactttgtttaatttctttagtttctctctcttttaaaaCAAGAATCACACTGAATTAATTCCTGCTTAATTGGATCAATTGTGATTATGTCTCAACTTTATATTAGTTCTTTATATGCTatcattttatactttaaaGATTTGAAAGTTAACCTTTAATTTACTTGACAAGAAGAAGGTTCTATATATATGGAGTAGAAATTTAGTTCAAATTAAACCTTGGAAATAACATAGTTGACTATAGCAGTATAAGGTTTGGTCAATATGCTCTTATGCATGTCCACATCAGATTTATCATCCCAATGCAATTGACCCTTTAACATTGATCagtcaatattaattttttagaacaATAATTGGTTGAAAAGTAACCCACCAGCAGCCAGCAGGCCTAGTCTATCACGATATATATCTACACCATGACAATAGAAAAGCCAAGAAAATGCTATTCATTCTAACGacaattattgtttttctttctcttgctgtcttcttggtaagaaaaactctGAAAAATAGCATTACTCCTTCAATTGAATATCACAACCATTTTCCTATATACAAAACGCTTTGCTTGATAGCACAAGGGTCAATTTATTGCTATCGGAATTGAGCCTTGCTATAAAAC
Protein-coding sequences here:
- the LOC102665086 gene encoding E3 ubiquitin-protein ligase RING1-like, whose protein sequence is MNPMMIEPANISSSSSFNINPKIVEERMGPYHIRVINEQVVKPNPRDTLRFDVTVTLRQFSIYDWRLRLIRTSTLLETSTSISFQSLFEDNQDFLLSVLSNPECSHYFIPRSFDQISRNIVSVVQRALEVQSSPSSAESADFECEGFPLTLDIFVDTLEEVDEGRLALIEEESIQQEVAMIPASNEAIHSLQAFTDPLFLKTEKCNICMDEFYAQEGNEDDVKLLSSSSMPCGHVFHHQCIVKWLQTSHTCPLCRYPMPSVHD
- the LOC100795255 gene encoding actin-related protein 2/3 complex subunit 3 translates to MVYHSSFVNEDGVSRACGCPLLPLKSHIKGPAPVSDQDRTDIVDEAITFFRANVFFRNFDIKSPADKLLIYLTFYINVALKRLEGCRTLAEGTKAIINLGLEKVPVPGESGFPFPGLFPLPQSHKEAELFRNYLKQIREETSGRLLSVAYRPNGTPNKWWLAFAKRKFMNIIIP